From the genome of Halorussus caseinilyticus, one region includes:
- a CDS encoding amphi-Trp domain-containing protein — translation MPEEVLFKTERRMNRNDVASYLRTVAEKLESGDSIMLSAGDQSVTLDPPAQPTFEVKAEHETPSSGGPGELSIEFELEWDEDGAGGSETDASLEIQ, via the coding sequence ATGCCAGAAGAAGTGCTGTTCAAAACCGAGCGCCGGATGAATCGCAACGACGTTGCGTCCTACCTCCGGACCGTCGCGGAGAAACTGGAGTCGGGCGACTCGATTATGCTGTCGGCGGGCGACCAGTCGGTGACGCTCGACCCGCCCGCCCAACCCACCTTCGAGGTGAAGGCCGAACACGAGACGCCGAGTAGCGGCGGTCCCGGTGAACTCAGCATCGAGTTCGAGTTGGAGTGGGACGAGGACGGTGCCGGCGGGAGCGAGACCGACGCCTCGCTGGAAATCCAGTAG
- a CDS encoding PadR family transcriptional regulator, whose amino-acid sequence MHDLTGFQRDLLYVIAGLDEPHGLAIKDELENYYEKEIHHGRLYPNLDTLVDKGLVEKGQRDRRTNFYTLTRRGDREIEARREWEARYVELSVEV is encoded by the coding sequence ATGCACGACCTGACGGGTTTCCAACGCGACCTGCTGTACGTCATCGCCGGACTTGACGAACCGCACGGACTCGCTATCAAGGACGAGCTGGAGAACTACTACGAGAAGGAGATTCACCACGGTCGGTTGTACCCGAACCTCGATACGCTGGTGGACAAGGGGTTAGTCGAGAAGGGCCAGCGTGACCGCCGGACCAACTTCTACACGCTGACCCGGCGCGGCGACCGGGAAATCGAGGCCCGGAGGGAGTGGGAGGCCCGGTACGTCGAACTGAGTGTCGAGGTCTGA